One window of Carassius auratus strain Wakin chromosome 17, ASM336829v1, whole genome shotgun sequence genomic DNA carries:
- the id2a gene encoding DNA-binding protein inhibitor ID-2 has translation MKAISPVRSFRKSSANVTEHSLGISRSKTPVDDPLSLLYNMNDCYSKLKELVPSIPQNKNVSKMEILQHVIDYILDLQIALDSNSAITSLHHPRAGQGTSRTPLTTLNTDISILSLQAPEFQSDLITEDSRTLYP, from the exons ATGAAGGCAATAAGCCCAGTAAGGTCTTTCCGGAAAAGCAGCGCGAATGTGACGGAGCACAGTCTGGGAATCTCACGGAGCAAGACCCCCGTGGACGATCCCCTAAGCCTGCTGTACAACATGAACGACTGCTACTCCAAACTGAAGGAACTGGTGCCGAGTATCCCGCAGAACAAAAACGTGAGCAAAATGGAAATCCTGCAACATGTCATCGACTATATCCTGGACCTTCAGATCGCACTTGACTCAAATTCCGCAATCACCAGCCTGCATCACCCGCGAGCGGGGCAGGGGACATCCAGAACCCCCCTGACAACACTCAACACAGACATCAGCATCCTCTCATTACAG GCACCTGAGTTTCAATCAGACTTGATCACAGAGGACAGCAGGACGCTTTACCCTTAA